One genomic window of Tachypleus tridentatus isolate NWPU-2018 chromosome 12, ASM421037v1, whole genome shotgun sequence includes the following:
- the LOC143234215 gene encoding uncharacterized protein LOC143234215, which produces MWFSSPSLATLFIIVFHITSGEQNVRRRRQLSPPLPEKYSVYVKPLPADNKQTQQNKPFFSFAQEQNQPFHLPMKKQNQPQERLEVPQPQYLLPLSPQSQTKKWTQSSSVKVSYISTEPQLQYQLPIQPLQSQTPLASQTQPTQIRPKYLISSLSSHELPSQLYSHNEPRISSHTKSQLYNFPTHTYYQPSAHSRLQPPLLQSQNQQPNNYQQEFFQSGDSEQINKPERENPQIVLMNDQAFVMNSKQTQTPESSRENRQSHSSHAILSSSTRMQYFKTSCLVLFSPSYNL; this is translated from the exons ATGTGGTTCAG ttcaCCTTCACTGGCGACATTGTTCATCATTGTTTTCCACATTACCAGTGGTGAACAAAATGTGCGACGTAGAAGACAGCTATCGCCTCCTCTTCCAGAAAAATATAGTGTTTATGTCAAACCGCTACCAgctgacaacaaacaaactcaacaaaacaagccttttttttcttttgctcaAGAACAAAACCAACCATTTCATCTTCCAATGAAAAAGCAAAACCAACCTCAAGAACGGTTAGAAGTACCTCAACCGCAGTACCTTTTGCCTCTGTCTCCTCAGTCCCAGACGAAGAAGTGGACACAGTCGTCTAGTGTTAAAGTTAGTTATATCTCTACTGAACCTCAACTACAATATCAACTCCCCATCCAACCACTCCAGTCTCAAACACCACTAGCGTCCCAGACACAACCAACTCAGATTCGACCAAAGTATCTGATATCTTCTCTATCCTCCCATGAGTTACCATCTCAGTTGTACTCCCATAATGAGCCTCGGATTTCTTCTCATACAAAATCCCAGCTATATAATTTCCCTACACACACTTACTACCAACCCTCAGCTCACTCACGTCTTCAGCCACCTCTGCTACAATCTCAAAATCAACAACCCAATAATTACCAACAAGAATTTTTCCAGTCTGGAGACTCGGAACAAATCAATAAACCCGAACGGGAAAACCCACAGATAGTGCTCATGAATGATCAAGCATTTGTAATGAACTCAAAACAAACTCAAACACCAGAGTCATCACGAGAAAATCGTCAGTCGCATAGCTCTCATGCAATTTTGTCTTCTTCTACACGGATGCAATATTTCAAGACAAGCTGCTTAGTTCTGTTCAGCCCCAGTTACAATCTGTGA